One window of the Carnobacterium maltaromaticum DSM 20342 genome contains the following:
- a CDS encoding NlpC/P60 family protein: protein MNKRLATIAIIGSMTFSSVLLPAIATADTVDSKIEQQDNKINTLKANSSSTQADLEAIETSIATNETSAKELLAEIKAANNEMQQLDQEIGVLQTKIEQRNEQLQNQARSVQVNGDSANYVEFVINAESVTDIIGRIDVVSKLVTANRDLVKEQVRDQESVKTKKTETEKKVNQQNTLAGQLEATQAKLASQKFEKEAVVAQLASETATAEGEKAGFLAQKAEAEKQAALLATAKEESAKAVQVAAATKETATIATNTASNQDSAADSSSSVDSSTPAPVKPTPAPNPGNGNNGGNGGGGNTTPPDPTPIPTPDPPSGGGTSWSNLQPIAESLIGIPYQWGGTTTSGFDCSGFTQYVFGKAGVSIPRVASAQYSASQKVSNPRAGDLVFFSQPGSGGVIDHVGIYVNSSTFIGSQSTPGVAYASYSGYWGAYIVGYGRY, encoded by the coding sequence ATGAATAAAAGACTAGCAACCATAGCCATTATAGGCAGTATGACATTTAGTTCAGTATTATTACCAGCTATTGCAACTGCTGATACAGTGGATTCAAAAATTGAACAACAAGACAATAAAATTAATACTTTAAAAGCGAACTCATCATCTACGCAAGCTGACTTGGAAGCTATTGAAACTTCTATTGCGACAAATGAAACGAGTGCTAAAGAGTTATTAGCTGAAATTAAAGCGGCTAATAATGAAATGCAACAGTTAGATCAAGAAATTGGTGTATTACAAACTAAAATAGAACAACGTAATGAGCAATTACAAAATCAAGCGCGTTCTGTACAAGTAAACGGAGACAGTGCAAACTATGTTGAGTTTGTTATTAATGCGGAATCTGTTACGGATATTATTGGAAGAATTGATGTTGTTAGTAAATTAGTAACAGCTAACCGTGATTTAGTTAAAGAACAAGTTCGTGATCAAGAATCTGTGAAAACGAAAAAAACTGAAACTGAGAAAAAAGTGAATCAACAAAATACATTGGCTGGTCAATTAGAAGCTACTCAAGCTAAATTAGCAAGCCAAAAATTTGAAAAAGAAGCCGTTGTTGCACAATTAGCTTCAGAAACAGCTACTGCTGAAGGCGAAAAAGCTGGATTCCTAGCTCAAAAAGCAGAAGCTGAAAAACAAGCAGCTTTATTAGCAACAGCTAAAGAAGAATCTGCTAAGGCTGTTCAAGTTGCAGCTGCAACTAAAGAAACAGCAACTATAGCAACGAACACAGCTTCTAATCAAGATTCGGCAGCTGACTCAAGCTCATCAGTAGATAGCTCAACACCTGCACCAGTAAAACCAACGCCGGCTCCTAATCCAGGCAATGGTAATAATGGTGGAAACGGTGGTGGTGGAAATACAACTCCTCCAGATCCAACTCCAATTCCAACCCCAGATCCTCCATCAGGCGGTGGGACTTCTTGGAGCAACTTGCAGCCAATTGCTGAATCTCTAATTGGAATCCCTTATCAATGGGGTGGAACAACGACTAGTGGTTTTGACTGTTCTGGATTTACACAATACGTATTTGGTAAAGCAGGAGTAAGCATTCCACGAGTGGCATCTGCACAATACTCAGCTTCACAAAAAGTGAGTAACCCACGTGCCGGAGATCTAGTATTCTTCTCACAACCTGGTTCAGGTGGTGTGATTGATCATGTTGGAATCTATGTAAATTCTAGTACCTTTATCGGATCACAAAGTACCCCAGGAGTTGCATATGCTTCATATAGCGGATATTGGGGAGCATATATTGTAGGATATGGTCGCTACTAA